Proteins from one Mixophyes fleayi isolate aMixFle1 chromosome 9, aMixFle1.hap1, whole genome shotgun sequence genomic window:
- the LOC142101611 gene encoding huntingtin-interacting protein K-like: MAAEGDVELELDTEENCSERPADKPRKHDSGAADLERVTDYAEEKQIQSSNLETAMSVIGDKWSREQKAKQEREKELAKVTIKREDVELIMNEMEIQRSVAERSLREHMGNVVEALIAFTN, from the coding sequence ATGGCTGCGGAAGGGGATGTGGAACTGGAGCTGGATACGGAGGAGAACTGCAGCGAGCGACCGGCGGATAAGCCCCGCAAGCATGACAGCGGGGCGGCAGATCTGGAGAGGGTGACGGACtatgcagaggagaagcagaTCCAGAGCTCCAACCTGGAGACGGCCATGTCAGTTATTGGAGACAAATGGTCAAGagaacaaaaagcaaaacaagaaAGAGAAAAGGAGCTGGCAAAAGTTACAATCAAGAGGGAAGACGTGGAGCTTATTATGAATGAAATGGAAATCCAGCGGTCAGTAGCAGAACGAAGTTTGCGGGAACACATGGGAAATGTAGTGGAAGCTCTCATCGCATTCACTAACTGA